In a genomic window of Stakelama saccharophila:
- a CDS encoding DUF3617 domain-containing protein: MKRALWVLGLGLPLLTGCGDADDSIDARNASVADVSQQAQTILKQKPGMWRTTTEITDLKTADIVQGSPIDRLMREQMASGQTRSACVSEGDASLPIFARAVDPQAACRYDHIRMGDGTIDALLTCPAADGVGTVEFSQRGSYSATDFDIETRLTRRNGDGTGASTMAMRLTGERTGDCEA; this comes from the coding sequence ATGAAGCGCGCGCTATGGGTTCTGGGCCTCGGCCTGCCGCTGCTCACCGGATGCGGCGACGCGGACGACAGCATCGATGCGCGCAACGCGTCGGTCGCCGACGTGTCGCAGCAGGCGCAGACGATCCTGAAGCAGAAGCCGGGCATGTGGCGCACGACGACCGAAATCACCGACCTGAAGACCGCCGACATCGTCCAGGGCTCCCCGATCGACCGGCTGATGCGCGAGCAGATGGCGTCCGGGCAGACGCGCAGCGCCTGCGTCAGCGAGGGCGATGCGTCGCTTCCCATCTTCGCCCGCGCGGTCGATCCGCAGGCGGCGTGCCGATACGACCATATCCGCATGGGCGACGGCACTATCGATGCGCTGCTGACCTGCCCGGCGGCGGACGGCGTGGGCACCGTGGAATTCTCGCAGCGCGGATCCTATAGCGCGACCGACTTCGACATCGAGACGCGGCTTACGCGCCGCAACGGCGACGGCACCGGCGCCAGCACCATGGCCATGCGGCTGACGGGAGAACGCACGGGCGATTGCGAAGCCTGA
- a CDS encoding chloride channel protein — MRRHGPQSLVFRRRIAITAGAVSIGLMALIFARASDAVSEQFVGLAHQYTYLPLLLTPIGFVLIVYVTNRFAPLSRGSGIPQVIAAKSNPSMAATALVSMKTAVLKAILTLAALFCGASVGREGPTVQLAAALMARWHKLMHAPMRASMIIAGGAAGVAAAFNTPLAGIAFAIEELAAAYEQRMTLLVMTAILLSGMIAQGLMGDYLYFGVTGAALPFMSAIIVAPLAGIAGGIGGGCFSRLVLGAARADNAPMRWSRANPLMFAGICGAVVAVLGVFTQLTWGTGYLPARYMIEGVHAPLWFGFAKFATTAATAVAGLPGGIFAPSLATGAGFGNLLRPLFPGEPASAVVLLGMVAYFTGVVRAPLTAVIIISETTVSRGLMLPMLGAALIANQSSQLVCKDKLYNALALTFGTRGADDD, encoded by the coding sequence ATGCGGCGCCATGGGCCGCAATCGCTCGTTTTCCGCCGTCGGATCGCGATTACCGCCGGCGCGGTGTCGATCGGCCTGATGGCGCTGATATTCGCCCGGGCATCCGATGCGGTCAGCGAACAGTTTGTCGGCCTGGCGCACCAATATACCTATCTTCCGCTTCTCCTGACGCCGATCGGCTTCGTCCTGATCGTCTATGTGACGAATCGTTTCGCGCCGCTTTCGCGCGGCTCCGGCATTCCGCAGGTGATCGCGGCGAAGTCGAACCCCAGCATGGCCGCCACGGCGCTGGTATCGATGAAGACGGCGGTGCTGAAGGCGATCCTGACGCTCGCCGCATTGTTCTGCGGCGCCTCGGTCGGGCGCGAAGGACCGACGGTGCAGCTTGCCGCCGCACTGATGGCGCGCTGGCACAAACTGATGCACGCGCCGATGCGCGCCTCGATGATCATCGCCGGCGGCGCCGCCGGCGTCGCGGCCGCGTTCAATACCCCGCTGGCGGGAATCGCCTTCGCCATCGAGGAACTCGCCGCCGCCTATGAGCAGCGGATGACGCTGCTGGTCATGACCGCGATCCTGCTGTCGGGCATGATCGCGCAGGGGCTGATGGGTGATTACCTGTATTTCGGCGTGACCGGCGCCGCCCTGCCCTTCATGAGCGCGATCATCGTCGCACCGCTCGCGGGAATCGCGGGCGGTATCGGCGGGGGCTGCTTTTCCCGCCTGGTCCTGGGTGCGGCGCGCGCGGACAATGCGCCGATGCGCTGGAGCCGGGCCAACCCGCTGATGTTCGCCGGCATCTGCGGCGCGGTGGTGGCGGTTCTGGGCGTGTTCACGCAGCTTACCTGGGGCACGGGCTATCTGCCGGCGCGCTATATGATCGAAGGGGTGCATGCGCCCTTGTGGTTCGGCTTCGCGAAGTTCGCGACCACGGCGGCGACCGCGGTCGCCGGCCTGCCCGGCGGCATCTTCGCCCCCAGCCTGGCGACCGGTGCGGGCTTCGGCAACCTGTTGCGTCCGCTATTCCCCGGCGAGCCTGCGAGTGCCGTCGTGCTGCTGGGCATGGTCGCCTATTTCACCGGCGTCGTCCGGGCGCCGCTGACCGCGGTGATCATCATTTCCGAAACGACGGTGAGCCGCGGGCTGATGCTGCCCATGCTCGGCGCCGCGCTGATCGCAAATCAATCGAGCCAGCTCGTCTGCAAGGACAAGCTCTACAACGCGCTCGCCCTCACCTTCGGCACGCGCGGCGCCGACGACGATTAA
- the uvrB gene encoding excinuclease ABC subunit UvrB produces the protein MAIQIRTTLAEPETGQAFVPHRPQRPEKAEGGKKFRLVSDYQPAGDQPTAITELVEQAKAGERDQVLLGVTGSGKTFTMAKMVEELQRPALVLAPNKILAAQLYGEFKQFFPENAVEYFVSYYDYYQPEAYVPRSDTYIEKESSINEQIDRMRHSATRALLERDDVLIVASVSCLYGIGSVETYSAMIFDIKKGDTVDQREIIRKLVALQYKRNDAAFARGNFRVRGDSLEIFPSHYEDTAWRVAFFGDEVEEIVEFDPLTGKKVASLERIRIFANSHYVTPGPTLKQAMEAIRHELAERLKELQAEGKLLEAQRLEQRTNFDLEMIAATGSCAGIENYSRFLTGRLPGEPPPTLFEYLPENALLFVDESHVTIGQINGMSRGDHRRKLTLAEYGFRLPSAIDNRPLRFNEWEAMRPQTTFVSATPGGWEMEQTGGVFTEQVIRPTGLVDPPVGIRPVEDQVQDCINECRRTTEAGYRTLVTTLTKRMAEDLTEYMHEAGVKVRYMHSDVETLERIELIRDLRMGVYDVLIGINLLREGLDIPECGLVAILDADKEGFLRSETSLIQTIGRAARNVDGRVILYADRMTGSMERAINETERRREKQLAYNAEHGITPETVRKKIGDIVGDVASRDQVTVEIDDEHPHMVGHNLRAYIEELEKKMRDAAANLEFEEAGKLRDQIRELESEELGLPDSEKKAPLMGRSNEGKPGTRKTRYGKVQKKFGGGRR, from the coding sequence ATGGCAATTCAGATCCGCACCACGCTGGCCGAGCCGGAAACGGGCCAGGCCTTCGTGCCGCACCGCCCCCAACGCCCGGAAAAGGCGGAAGGTGGCAAGAAATTCAGACTGGTGAGCGACTATCAGCCGGCCGGCGACCAACCGACGGCGATCACAGAGCTTGTCGAGCAGGCGAAAGCGGGCGAGCGCGATCAGGTGCTGCTGGGCGTCACGGGCTCGGGCAAGACCTTCACCATGGCCAAGATGGTCGAGGAATTGCAGCGCCCGGCGCTGGTGCTCGCGCCCAACAAGATTCTCGCGGCCCAGCTATATGGTGAATTCAAGCAGTTCTTCCCCGAAAACGCGGTCGAATATTTCGTCAGCTACTACGATTATTACCAGCCCGAAGCCTATGTCCCGCGCTCGGACACCTATATCGAGAAGGAAAGCTCGATCAACGAGCAGATCGACCGCATGCGCCATTCTGCGACACGCGCGCTGCTCGAACGCGACGACGTGCTGATCGTCGCCTCGGTTTCTTGCCTCTACGGTATCGGCTCGGTCGAGACCTATTCGGCAATGATCTTCGACATCAAGAAGGGCGACACCGTCGACCAGCGCGAAATCATCAGGAAACTCGTGGCGCTCCAGTACAAGCGCAACGACGCCGCCTTCGCCCGCGGCAATTTCCGCGTGCGCGGAGACAGCCTGGAAATCTTTCCCTCGCATTATGAGGACACCGCCTGGCGCGTCGCCTTCTTCGGTGACGAGGTCGAGGAGATCGTCGAGTTCGACCCCCTGACCGGCAAGAAGGTGGCGAGCCTGGAGCGCATCCGCATCTTCGCCAATTCGCACTATGTGACGCCGGGGCCGACGCTCAAGCAGGCGATGGAGGCGATCCGCCACGAACTGGCAGAGCGGCTGAAGGAATTGCAGGCCGAAGGCAAGCTCCTGGAGGCGCAGCGGCTGGAACAGCGCACCAATTTCGATCTGGAGATGATCGCCGCGACGGGCAGTTGCGCGGGCATTGAGAATTACAGCCGCTTCCTGACCGGCCGCCTGCCGGGCGAGCCGCCGCCGACCCTGTTCGAATATCTGCCAGAGAACGCGCTGCTGTTCGTCGACGAAAGCCATGTCACCATCGGCCAGATCAACGGCATGTCGCGCGGCGACCACCGGCGCAAGCTGACGCTCGCCGAATATGGCTTTCGCCTGCCCTCCGCGATCGACAACCGGCCGCTGCGCTTCAACGAATGGGAGGCGATGCGGCCGCAGACCACCTTCGTGTCGGCGACGCCCGGTGGCTGGGAGATGGAACAGACCGGCGGCGTCTTCACCGAGCAGGTGATCCGCCCCACCGGGCTGGTCGATCCGCCGGTCGGGATCCGGCCGGTCGAGGATCAGGTGCAGGATTGCATCAACGAATGCCGCAGGACGACCGAAGCCGGCTATCGCACGCTCGTCACCACGCTGACCAAGCGCATGGCCGAGGACCTGACCGAATATATGCACGAAGCCGGGGTGAAGGTCCGCTACATGCACTCCGACGTCGAGACGCTGGAGCGGATCGAACTGATCCGCGACCTGCGCATGGGCGTGTATGACGTGCTGATCGGCATCAACCTGCTGCGCGAGGGGCTCGATATTCCCGAATGCGGCCTGGTCGCGATCCTCGATGCCGACAAGGAGGGTTTCCTGCGCTCCGAGACCTCGCTCATCCAGACGATCGGGCGCGCCGCGCGCAATGTCGACGGGCGCGTGATCCTGTACGCCGACCGCATGACCGGCTCCATGGAGCGCGCGATCAACGAGACCGAGCGCCGCCGCGAAAAGCAGCTCGCCTACAATGCCGAACACGGCATCACGCCGGAGACGGTGCGCAAGAAGATCGGCGACATCGTCGGCGACGTGGCCTCGCGCGATCAGGTGACCGTCGAGATCGACGACGAGCATCCGCACATGGTCGGGCACAATCTGCGCGCGTATATCGAGGAGCTTGAAAAGAAGATGCGCGATGCCGCGGCGAACCTCGAATTCGAGGAGGCGGGCAAGCTGCGCGACCAGATCCGCGAGCTGGAAAGCGAGGAACTGGGCCTGCCCGACAGCGAGAAGAAGGCGCCGCTGATGGGCCGCTCGAACGAGGGCAAGCCCGGCACGCGCAAAACCCGCTACGGCAAGGTGCAGAAGAAATTCGGCGGCGGCCGGCGTTAG
- a CDS encoding DUF3175 domain-containing protein, giving the protein MAKSRKWSQGVTGHSDALDLEEGVFSGKDPDAIAESLRKSAEASDRKKGSPYQSAMSMLTFYINRAGKDLDPKQKKVLEDAKDSLRRAFGRD; this is encoded by the coding sequence ATGGCGAAATCCCGGAAATGGTCGCAAGGCGTGACCGGACATTCCGATGCGCTCGATCTGGAGGAGGGGGTTTTTAGCGGAAAGGACCCGGATGCAATCGCGGAATCGCTTAGAAAATCGGCGGAAGCGAGCGACCGTAAGAAGGGATCGCCCTATCAGTCGGCGATGTCGATGCTGACCTTTTACATCAATCGCGCCGGCAAGGACCTGGATCCGAAGCAGAAAAAGGTGCTGGAAGATGCAAAGGACTCGCTTCGCCGCGCGTTCGGCCGCGACTGA
- the mutS gene encoding DNA mismatch repair protein MutS, whose product MMAQYLALKRQAEDCLLFYRMGDFFELFFDDAKTAAATLDIALTARGEHDGEKVAMCGVPAHSAESYLARLIKAGHRVAIADQVETPEEAKKRGGSKALVERAIVRVVTAGTLTEEALLDARTANWCVAIGEAAGEIAVAAADVSTGRFEVGGTTADGLPSELARLNPAEVVAADTTEFAEAATTLRPRAEFDSGRGEERLKRLHGVATLDGYGRFSRAALAACGGLIAYLDHTARGALPFLRPPVITDTAATMAIDAATRESLELTVSTAGTRRGSLLDAADRAVTGAGARMLAQDIAAPLMDRGAIEARLALLQRFHDDAGLRENTRSALRALPDIGRAIGRLAAGRGSPRDLGQLRDGLDGAWMLGEKLAGVGDAPPLLADLAPKLRGHGALIDLLKRALVPDPPIDTDKGGYIAEGYDAALDDLRATGAGGRRAIAALEARYREETGINALKVRHNNVLGYHVEVPAKHADALMAPDSGFTHRQTLAGVVRFNSPELHETATKVTQAGAHALAAEAAHLEDLVATALETREQIAATADALARIDVAAGLAERAVEGGWARPALVDAPCFEVEGGRHPVVEAALHKAGERFVANDCTLSEDSRLWLVTGPNMGGKSTFLRQNALIAVLAQAGSYVPASHATLGLVDRLFSRVGASDNLARGRSTFMVEMVETAAILAQAGPRSFVILDEVGRGTSTYDGLAIAWAVVEAIHEENRCRCLFATHYHELTRLAERCEALSLHHVRAREWKGDLVLLHEVSEGPADRSYGLDVARLAGMPKTALARAKAVLAKLEAGREKTGGIAAGLDDLPLFAAAAEQAEAEVDALREELGSLDVDALSPREALDTLYRLKALAGET is encoded by the coding sequence ATGATGGCCCAGTATCTCGCGCTCAAGCGCCAAGCCGAGGACTGTCTGCTCTTCTATCGCATGGGCGACTTCTTCGAGCTGTTCTTCGACGATGCGAAGACGGCCGCCGCGACGCTCGACATCGCGCTGACCGCGCGCGGCGAGCATGACGGCGAAAAGGTTGCGATGTGCGGCGTGCCGGCCCATTCGGCCGAAAGCTATCTCGCGCGGCTGATCAAGGCCGGGCACCGCGTGGCCATCGCCGACCAGGTGGAAACGCCCGAAGAAGCGAAGAAGCGCGGCGGATCGAAGGCGCTAGTCGAACGCGCCATCGTCCGCGTCGTCACCGCCGGCACGCTGACCGAGGAGGCGCTGCTCGATGCGCGCACGGCGAACTGGTGCGTGGCAATCGGCGAAGCGGCGGGCGAGATCGCGGTGGCGGCGGCCGATGTCTCGACCGGACGGTTCGAGGTCGGCGGCACGACCGCCGATGGGCTGCCTTCCGAACTGGCGCGCCTGAACCCGGCCGAGGTCGTCGCCGCCGACACGACGGAGTTCGCGGAGGCCGCGACGACGCTGCGACCCAGAGCGGAGTTCGACAGCGGCCGGGGCGAGGAACGGCTGAAACGGCTTCACGGCGTGGCGACGCTCGACGGATATGGCCGGTTCTCGCGCGCGGCGCTGGCGGCGTGCGGCGGGCTGATCGCCTATCTCGACCATACCGCCAGGGGCGCGCTGCCCTTCCTCCGCCCGCCGGTGATCACCGACACGGCTGCGACCATGGCGATCGACGCGGCGACGCGCGAGAGCCTGGAACTGACCGTCAGCACCGCCGGCACGCGCAGGGGCAGCCTGCTCGACGCCGCCGACCGCGCGGTGACGGGTGCTGGCGCGCGGATGCTGGCGCAGGACATCGCCGCGCCGCTGATGGACCGCGGCGCGATCGAGGCGCGGCTGGCGCTCCTGCAGCGCTTCCACGACGATGCGGGGCTGCGCGAGAACACCCGGTCGGCCCTGCGCGCGCTGCCCGATATCGGCCGCGCGATCGGCCGGCTGGCGGCGGGGCGCGGAAGCCCGCGCGATCTCGGCCAGTTGCGCGACGGACTCGACGGCGCATGGATGCTCGGCGAGAAGCTGGCGGGCGTGGGCGACGCGCCGCCGCTGCTCGCCGATCTGGCGCCGAAACTGCGCGGGCACGGCGCGCTGATCGATCTGCTCAAGCGCGCGCTGGTGCCCGACCCGCCGATCGACACCGACAAGGGCGGCTATATCGCCGAAGGCTATGACGCCGCCCTCGACGACCTGCGCGCGACCGGCGCGGGCGGGCGCCGCGCGATCGCGGCGCTCGAGGCGCGGTATCGCGAAGAAACCGGCATCAACGCGCTCAAGGTACGGCACAACAATGTGCTCGGCTATCATGTCGAGGTGCCGGCAAAGCACGCCGACGCGCTGATGGCGCCCGACAGCGGCTTCACCCACCGCCAGACGCTGGCGGGCGTCGTCCGCTTCAACAGCCCCGAACTGCACGAAACGGCGACGAAGGTGACGCAGGCCGGCGCGCATGCGCTCGCCGCCGAGGCCGCGCATCTCGAGGACCTGGTCGCCACCGCGCTGGAAACGCGCGAACAGATCGCCGCCACCGCCGATGCACTGGCGCGGATCGACGTGGCGGCAGGGCTGGCCGAACGCGCGGTCGAAGGCGGCTGGGCGCGGCCCGCGCTGGTCGATGCCCCCTGTTTCGAGGTCGAAGGCGGGCGCCATCCTGTGGTCGAGGCGGCGCTCCACAAGGCCGGCGAGCGTTTCGTCGCCAATGACTGCACGCTGTCGGAGGATTCGCGGCTGTGGCTGGTGACGGGGCCGAACATGGGCGGCAAGTCGACCTTCCTGCGGCAGAATGCGCTCATCGCGGTGCTCGCGCAGGCGGGGAGCTATGTGCCCGCCTCGCACGCGACGCTGGGGCTGGTCGACCGGCTGTTCAGCCGCGTCGGCGCGTCCGACAATCTCGCGCGCGGGCGTTCGACCTTCATGGTCGAGATGGTCGAAACGGCGGCCATTCTGGCCCAGGCCGGGCCGCGCAGCTTCGTCATCCTCGACGAGGTCGGGCGCGGCACCTCGACCTATGACGGGCTTGCCATCGCCTGGGCGGTGGTCGAGGCGATCCACGAGGAAAATCGCTGCCGCTGCCTGTTCGCGACGCATTATCACGAGCTGACGCGGCTTGCCGAACGCTGCGAAGCGCTGAGCCTGCACCATGTCCGCGCGCGCGAGTGGAAGGGCGACCTGGTGCTGCTGCACGAAGTCAGCGAAGGACCGGCCGATCGCAGCTACGGCCTAGACGTCGCACGCCTCGCCGGGATGCCGAAGACCGCGCTTGCCCGCGCCAAGGCGGTGCTCGCCAAGCTGGAGGCGGGCCGCGAAAAGACCGGCGGCATCGCGGCCGGGCTGGACGACCTGCCGCTGTTCGCCGCGGCGGCCGAACAGGCGGAAGCGGAGGTCGATGCGCTGCGCGAGGAATTGGGCAGCCTCGACGTGGACGCGCTCAGCCCGCGCGAGGCGCTCGATACGCTCTACCGGCTGAAGGCGCTGGCGGGCGAGACCTGA
- a CDS encoding alpha/beta fold hydrolase translates to MEPWPRSVDIDATKGAEAMPIAFLLALAAAQAGTMPDAPPLGANLERFDYRAPVHWFETQAQGGTVQMAYLDFTPTGPSRDRTLVLLHGKNFCSATWIETARALAARGYRVIAPDQVGFCKSSKPAGFQYSFAALATLTDALLADVGAGPVTVVGHSTGGMLAMHYGLLYPERVAQLVLVDPLGLNDTLAEGVPYAPLDVLRAEEAKKDAAAIKAYQRRVYYHGRWRPAYDRWVRMLAGQYASADGDRVRDAQARLSDMIETQPVAARLGAIEAPTTLIAGSLDTTAFRASSAPKNKREAIRTVPEAARDVAARLPGWKLVELDGLGHSPMVEAPDRFQRVLLRVLDSS, encoded by the coding sequence ATGGAACCATGGCCGCGGTCGGTCGATATCGACGCGACGAAGGGAGCCGAAGCCATGCCGATCGCGTTTCTTCTTGCCCTGGCCGCGGCGCAGGCCGGCACCATGCCCGACGCGCCGCCGCTCGGCGCGAATCTCGAGCGGTTCGACTATCGCGCGCCCGTGCACTGGTTCGAAACGCAGGCGCAGGGCGGCACGGTCCAAATGGCCTATCTCGATTTCACGCCGACCGGCCCGTCCAGGGACCGGACACTGGTCCTGCTGCACGGCAAGAATTTCTGCTCCGCCACCTGGATCGAAACGGCGCGGGCGCTGGCGGCGCGCGGCTATCGCGTCATCGCGCCCGATCAGGTCGGCTTCTGCAAATCGTCCAAGCCGGCGGGGTTTCAATACAGCTTCGCCGCCCTCGCGACCCTGACGGATGCACTGCTGGCCGACGTCGGGGCCGGTCCGGTGACGGTCGTGGGGCATTCGACCGGCGGGATGCTGGCGATGCACTATGGCCTGCTGTATCCGGAGCGGGTGGCGCAGCTCGTGCTCGTCGATCCGCTGGGCCTCAACGACACGCTCGCCGAGGGCGTACCCTATGCGCCGCTCGACGTACTGCGCGCCGAGGAAGCGAAGAAGGACGCGGCCGCGATCAAGGCGTATCAGCGGCGCGTCTATTATCACGGGCGATGGCGCCCGGCCTATGACCGCTGGGTGCGGATGCTCGCGGGCCAATATGCGAGCGCGGACGGCGACCGGGTGCGCGACGCGCAGGCGCGGCTGTCCGACATGATCGAGACGCAGCCGGTCGCCGCCCGGCTGGGGGCGATCGAAGCGCCGACGACGCTGATCGCGGGGTCGCTCGACACCACCGCCTTCCGCGCGTCGAGCGCGCCGAAGAACAAGCGCGAGGCGATCCGCACGGTGCCGGAAGCGGCGCGCGACGTCGCGGCGCGACTGCCCGGATGGAAGCTGGTGGAGCTGGACGGGCTCGGCCATTCGCCGATGGTGGAGGCGCCGGACCGGTTTCAGCGGGTGCTTTTGCGGGTGCTCGACAGCAGCTAA
- a CDS encoding NADP-dependent malic enzyme: MAEESNVQFSEREALLFHSEGRPGKIEIVASKPMSTQRDLALAYSPGVAVPVRAIAEDPHTAYDYTAKGNLVAVISNGTAILGLGNLGALAAKPVMEGKAVLFKRFADVDSIDIELKTEDVDKFISAVELMEPSFGGINLEDIKSPECFIIEQTLRERMNIPVFHDDQHGTAIIAAAGLINALHLTGRDIKDTKVVMNGAGAAAIACADLIKAMGLPQENMLMLDRSGVLYQGRDNINQWQSTHAVETDRRTLEEALDGADVFVGLSAAGALPPEYLPKMADKPIVFAMANPDPEISPPVAKKARPDVIIATGRSDYPNQVNNVLGFPFIFRGALDVRATTINDAMKIAAAEALAALARQQVPEEVATAYNTRHSFGPDYIIPAPFDPRLMEIVPAAVARAAMDSGVATRPILDMAAYRQELRGRLNPTTSVLQLAYEGARSQPKRVIFAEGEEEVVLRAAIAFRDGGYGTPVLVGRDEVHGRLRELGVDRPEDFEVHNSRHSPLVPKMVDFLYARLQRRGYLRRDCERLVNQNRNVFGGLLLQLGEAEAMITGVTRTYAQTTRELRRVIDPKPDQTPFGIHIMVGHTHTVFIADTTVNERPEAEELADIAEQTAQVARRMGHEPRVAFLSYSTFGNPEGKWLDNIRAAVKVLDDRDVSFEYEGEMAPDVALNPRQLANYPFARLSGPANVLVMPGLQSANISAKILRELGGDSVIGPMLIGMEKPVQIAPMTSSASELVTLAVLAAGGMVG; encoded by the coding sequence ATGGCCGAAGAATCGAACGTCCAGTTTTCCGAACGCGAAGCATTGCTGTTTCATTCGGAAGGGCGCCCGGGCAAGATCGAGATCGTCGCGTCCAAGCCGATGTCTACGCAGCGCGACCTGGCGCTCGCTTATTCGCCCGGTGTTGCGGTGCCGGTGCGTGCGATCGCCGAGGACCCGCACACCGCCTATGACTATACCGCCAAGGGCAATCTCGTCGCCGTCATCTCCAACGGTACGGCGATCCTGGGGCTCGGCAATCTCGGCGCGCTGGCCGCCAAGCCGGTGATGGAGGGCAAGGCGGTGCTGTTCAAGCGCTTCGCCGATGTCGATTCGATCGACATCGAGCTGAAGACGGAGGATGTCGACAAGTTCATCTCGGCGGTCGAGCTGATGGAACCGAGCTTCGGCGGCATCAACCTGGAAGACATCAAGAGCCCCGAATGCTTCATCATCGAGCAGACGCTGCGCGAGCGGATGAATATCCCGGTATTCCATGACGACCAGCACGGCACCGCGATCATCGCCGCCGCCGGGCTGATCAACGCGCTTCACCTGACGGGGCGCGACATCAAGGATACGAAAGTCGTGATGAACGGCGCGGGTGCGGCGGCGATCGCGTGCGCCGACCTCATCAAGGCGATGGGCCTGCCGCAGGAAAACATGCTGATGCTCGACCGCTCGGGCGTTCTGTATCAGGGCCGCGACAACATCAACCAATGGCAGTCGACACATGCGGTCGAAACCGATCGCCGCACCCTCGAAGAGGCGCTGGACGGCGCCGACGTGTTCGTGGGGCTTTCGGCCGCCGGCGCGCTGCCGCCCGAATATCTGCCGAAGATGGCGGACAAGCCGATCGTCTTCGCCATGGCCAATCCCGACCCCGAAATCTCGCCGCCGGTCGCCAAGAAGGCGCGTCCCGACGTCATCATCGCCACCGGACGGTCGGACTATCCGAACCAGGTCAACAACGTCCTCGGCTTCCCGTTCATCTTCCGCGGCGCGCTCGATGTGCGCGCGACGACGATCAACGATGCGATGAAGATCGCCGCGGCCGAGGCGCTGGCCGCACTGGCGCGCCAGCAGGTGCCGGAGGAAGTGGCCACCGCCTACAACACCAGGCACAGCTTCGGCCCCGACTACATCATTCCCGCGCCGTTCGATCCGCGCCTGATGGAAATCGTGCCGGCGGCGGTCGCCAGGGCGGCGATGGATTCGGGCGTCGCGACCAGGCCGATCCTCGACATGGCGGCCTATCGTCAGGAACTGCGCGGGCGCCTCAACCCGACCACCTCGGTGCTCCAGCTCGCTTATGAAGGCGCGCGGTCGCAGCCCAAGCGCGTGATCTTCGCCGAGGGCGAGGAAGAGGTCGTGCTGCGCGCCGCGATCGCCTTTCGCGACGGCGGCTACGGCACGCCGGTGCTGGTCGGCCGCGACGAGGTGCATGGTCGCCTGCGCGAACTGGGCGTCGACCGGCCCGAGGATTTCGAGGTCCACAACAGCCGCCATTCGCCGCTGGTGCCCAAGATGGTCGATTTCCTGTACGCCCGGCTCCAGCGCCGCGGCTATCTGCGGCGCGATTGCGAGCGGCTGGTCAACCAGAACCGCAACGTCTTCGGCGGGCTGTTGCTGCAACTCGGCGAGGCCGAGGCCATGATCACCGGCGTTACGCGCACCTATGCGCAGACGACGCGGGAGCTGCGCCGGGTGATCGATCCGAAGCCGGACCAGACGCCGTTCGGCATCCATATCATGGTCGGCCACACGCACACCGTGTTCATCGCCGACACCACGGTCAACGAACGGCCCGAGGCGGAGGAACTCGCCGACATCGCCGAACAGACCGCGCAGGTCGCGCGCCGCATGGGGCACGAGCCGCGCGTCGCCTTCCTCAGCTATTCGACCTTCGGCAATCCCGAGGGCAAGTGGCTCGACAATATCCGCGCCGCGGTGAAGGTGCTCGACGATCGCGACGTCAGCTTCGAATATGAAGGGGAAATGGCCCCCGACGTCGCGCTCAACCCGCGCCAGCTCGCCAACTATCCGTTCGCCCGGCTTTCCGGGCCCGCCAACGTGCTGGTGATGCCGGGGCTGCAATCGGCGAACATCTCCGCCAAGATCCTGCGCGAACTGGGCGGCGATTCGGTCATCGGGCCGATGCTGATCGGCATGGAAAAGCCGGTCCAGATCGCACCCATGACCTCCAGCGCGAGCGAGCTGGTGACGCTCGCCGTCCTCGCCGCCGGCGGCATGGTGGGGTAA